One window of the Daphnia pulex isolate KAP4 chromosome 8, ASM2113471v1 genome contains the following:
- the LOC124200988 gene encoding RNA-binding protein 1-like isoform X1, with amino-acid sequence MSRHREWDLKCKVYVGNLGNNTARGDLEASFSKYGALKNVWVARNPPGFAFVEYEDPRDAEDAVRAMDGSRICGSRVRVEMSSGRARERNGPRGGGGGGDRGGDRRGGPRGGADFRGRSRSPVRRRPTRSPSRSPPPRRRASRSFSRERRSRSNSYGYDREKD; translated from the exons ATGTCGCGTCATCGTGAATGGGATTTGAAATGCAAAGTCTATGTTGGCAATCTGGGCAATAACACAGCCAGAGGTGACTTGGAAGCTTCATTCAGCAAATATGGAGccttgaaaaatgtttgggtTGCCCGAAATCCCCCTGGCTTTGCATTTGTTGAGTATGAGGATCCCAGAGATGCTGAAGATGCAGTTAGAGCCATGGATGGATC GAGGATTTGTGGTTCTCGTGTGAGGGTGGAGATGTCTTCTGGCAGAGCCAGAGAGAGGAATGGACCcagaggaggaggtggtggtggtgatcgCGGAGGTGATCGCCGCGGAGGGCCCCGTGGCGGTGCCGATTTCCGCGGAAG gtCTCGCTCACCCGTACGTCGTCGTCCAACCCGCAGCCCATCACGTTCTCCTCCGCCACGTCGCCGAGCTTCTCGTTCCTTCTCCCGCGAAAGACG ATCTCGCTCCAACAGCTATGGCTACGACCGTGAAAAGGATTAA
- the LOC124200988 gene encoding RNA-binding protein 1-like isoform X2 — protein sequence MSRHREWDLKCKVYVGNLGNNTARGDLEASFSKYGALKNVWVARNPPGFAFVEYEDPRDAEDAVRAMDGSRICGSRVRVEMSSGRARERNGPRGGGGGGDRGGDRRGGPRGGADFRGRSRSPVRRRPTRSPSRSPPPRRRASRSFSRERRYY from the exons ATGTCGCGTCATCGTGAATGGGATTTGAAATGCAAAGTCTATGTTGGCAATCTGGGCAATAACACAGCCAGAGGTGACTTGGAAGCTTCATTCAGCAAATATGGAGccttgaaaaatgtttgggtTGCCCGAAATCCCCCTGGCTTTGCATTTGTTGAGTATGAGGATCCCAGAGATGCTGAAGATGCAGTTAGAGCCATGGATGGATC GAGGATTTGTGGTTCTCGTGTGAGGGTGGAGATGTCTTCTGGCAGAGCCAGAGAGAGGAATGGACCcagaggaggaggtggtggtggtgatcgCGGAGGTGATCGCCGCGGAGGGCCCCGTGGCGGTGCCGATTTCCGCGGAAG gtCTCGCTCACCCGTACGTCGTCGTCCAACCCGCAGCCCATCACGTTCTCCTCCGCCACGTCGCCGAGCTTCTCGTTCCTTCTCCCGCGAAAGACG ATATTACTAG
- the LOC124200989 gene encoding stress-associated endoplasmic reticulum protein 2-like, with translation MVASQRMKVANEKASKYVTMRGNVPKSSKSNEDSSPVGPWLLGLFVFVVCGSAVFQIIQSIRMA, from the exons ATGGTTGCTTCTCAACGAATGAAGGTGGCTAATGAAAAGGCTAGCAAGTACGTCACAATGAGAGGAAACGTCCCCAAATCAAGC aaatcCAATGAAGATTCTTCTCCTGTCGGTCCCTGGCTTTTGGGTCTGTTTGTCTTTGTCGTCTGTGGATcag CTGTTTTCCAGATCATTCAAAGCATCCGTATGGCATAG
- the LOC124200981 gene encoding protocadherin-like wing polarity protein stan, translating into MKTSSSYYLPWIRSFTFLLLLSTTLSAGAQDNRCFLIGGGSAETFFVSENATVGSVIGVLRIAGDPSADGDITMRLEASNETVVSIDTHTKNLTLIKALDKEGLTGPAQVMTRITCERRGPNAEPSLTIPVNIRVTDANDNSPIFRNSTYFINISESTMVGSVVLQGIQALDADQPGPYSTVQYSILPGPYSDVLALTSSLEGTLVLKKAVDYETLKHFKIAIRAQDQGQPPLYTDAVVSIEVNDSDDQNPLFGQSRYWAHLPQPARKGTGLEIRPEPMRAVDQDAGINASIRYAWNAGGAEYQDFFLDPLNGSVSLNRSLEDNELVQPVILVVKAHQVDNLDRYALTTLTVSRSWSFSPQLQYLQRRYSVQVLENVPVDTTILAMAINKPIDQSIRFVMESHNGTEQAFSVDKTGEIKLERNLDYETQMTHQFVVWVTDGLTNDTATVEVTVLDVNDWDPRFELAEYEFIVKESALPVGSVIGRVQVDDGDAADRVTLQLKGPESRAFNVHDNGDVVFSDPSSLNSTVIHLMVVARDSGIPPRQASVPLKINLPVDFLMMNGSGITLSTADGSGLLLIILGILLGILSLIISGLAVYLCQYKRKKTQPSPLTVVQPQPKVSVSGLYSGDTSTPITATLRRIPINPLARPSCRRVVPIQSPTLAPVQNSPPPPPMPPPTPPPRQQTASTSPHKISSGGSGNNNEESPMSQQQQHHQHHRTFLSSSQSTVWPTDASLPRRVKKLSWEDEFNVFF; encoded by the exons ATGAAAACGTCGAGCTCCTACTATTTGCCATGGATCAGATCCTTCACCTTTCTTCTGTTATTGTCGACGACACTCTCAGCAGGGGCTCAAG ATAATCGATGCTTCCTGATTGGTGGAGGATCGGCCGAGACCTTTTTCGTCAGTGAAAATGCCACAGTCGGTTCCGTTATCG GTGTTTTACGGATTGCGGGCGATCCGAGTGCCGATGGCGATATCACTATGCGCCTGGAGGCCAGCAACGAAACGGTCGTCTCCATTGACACGCACACTAAGAATCTCACGCTCATTAAAGCCCTGGACAAAGAG GGTCTGACCGGCCCTGCCCAGGTGATGACACGAATTACCTGCGAGCGACGTGGTCCCAACGCCGAACCA aGTTTAACGATTCCAGTCAACATCCGGGTGACGGATGCAAACGATAATTCGCCCATCTTCCGCAATTCGACCTATTTCATCAACATTTccgaa TCGACGATGGTTGGTTCGGTCGTTTTACAAGGAATTCAAGCGCTGGATGCCGATCAGCCTGGACCTTATTCTACTGTACAATACTCTATTCTTCCGGGTCCCTATTCg GACGTGCTGGCGCTCACTAGCAGCTTGGAGGGCACCCTGGTATTAAAGAAAGCTGTCGATTACGAGACgctgaaacatttcaaaatcgCAATCAGAGCGCag GACCAGGGACAACCTCCTTTGTACACGGACGCTGTCGTCAGCATCGAAGTCAACGATTCAGACGACCAGAACCCACTGTTTGGCCAGTCACGTTACTGGGCTCATTTACCCCAGCCGGCccgaaag GGAACGGGACTGGAAATCCGACCGGAACCGATGCGGGCCGTTGATCAGGACGCCGgaatcaatgcatctattcGTTATGCCTGGAACGCAg gagGAGCCGAGTACCAGGACTTTTTTCTTGACCCATTAAACGGTTCCGTTTCTCTAAATCGGAGTTTGGAGGATAATGAACTAGTCCAGCCCGTCATTCTCGTCGTCAAG GCTCACCAAGTTGATAACCTCGACCGTTACGCTTTAACCACTCTAACCGTTAGCCGGAGTTGGTCGTTTTCACCTCAATTGCAATACCTCCAACGACGCTACTCGGTTCAAGTCCTGGAGAACGTTCCAGTCGACACCACCATTTTGGCTATGGCCATCAACAAACCCATCGATCAG AGCATTCGCTTCGTAATGGAAAGTCATAATGGGACGGAACAAGCGTTCAGCGTCGATAAGACGGGCGAAATCAAGTTGGAACGCAACTTGGATTACGAGACGCAAATGACTCATCAATTCGTCGTTTGGGTCACGGATGGACTAACG AACGATACGGCCACGGTGGAGGTCACCGTCCTAGATGTCAACGACTGGGATCCTCGTTTCGAATTGGCCGAGTACGAATTCATCGTCAAAGAATCGGCCTTGCCGGTCGGCTCCGTCATCGGTCGCGTTCAAGTCGATGATGGTGACGCAGCTGATCGTGTGACTCTGCAGTTGAAAGGTCCGGAATCCAGGGCCTTCAACGTCCACGACAATGGCGACGTCGTCTTCTCCGATCCATCCTCTCTCAATTCCACCGTCATCCATCTGATGGTGGTGGCCAGGGATTCCGGAATCCCTCCGCGACAGGCCTCCGTTCCGCTCAAGATCAACTTACCTGTGGATTTCTTGATGATGAACGGAAGCGGAATCACCTTGTCGACTGCGGACGGCAGTGGACTCTTGCTAATCATCCTGGGAATATTACTGGGAATCTTGTCTCTCATCATTTCCGGCTTGGCCGTCTACCTATGTCAATA CAAACGGAAGAAGACTCAGCCGAGTCCTTTAACCGTCGTCCAGCCGCAACCGAAAGTCAGTGTCAGTGGACTTTACAGTGGCGACACTTCGACGCCAATCACGGCGACTCTACGCCGCATTCCCATCAACCCGCTGGCCCGCCCGTCTTGTCGCCGCGTGGTGCCCATTCAGAGTCCGACTCTTGCGCCCGTCCAGAACTCGCCGCCTCCTCCGCCCATGCCGCCACCCACTCCGCCGCCGAGGCAGCAGACGGCCAGCACGAGTCCTCACAAGATCTCTTCCGGCGGCAgcggcaacaacaacgaagAGTCACCAAtgtctcagcagcagcagcaccaccaacACCATCGAACTTTTCTGAGTAGCAGTCAATCGACCGTTTGGCCGACCGACGCCTCATTACCCAGACGGGTCAAGAAACTCAGTTGGGAAGACGAGTTCAACGTCTtcttctaa
- the LOC124200979 gene encoding FYVE and coiled-coil domain-containing protein 1-like isoform X1, whose protein sequence is MASRGRDNNEVFKSSIEKNLSALCDCVKGLKTTFDDTQFPIDDDNIMLHRLGDRLEFLLHIGLRQSSGVFSRSKSPWHYINSCLSKLKNNHDGIRFVRGLSELKTPTGKLRSFLRFCLVHQCLADTLQQCTLCEDVTSEYYSANSLFSKQTWKSSFISALYELNDIQYDLAPTGYDLDVGWPTFARKQFGSFNWSRQQRSSSRLSLSLLSESQSVNSFRSELTSPLSTGPLNSTMASSVQSNSPSPPPPDAHEMDRLIATIRQITEDKEELKIQLDSLSRQLGEERENGKKDREQMEEERRQYQEKSAEMDRRLELTQKQVSPQTLESLRQAEALGRKMLAVRDGEVELLKAQLVSTEAKVDALKERQELQKVVIMGEVRKMANQLAATEFQLKKWKELAINWSQMEHADDVKLESIKELDGAEELGKKLKELFSSQQTAIKELESIKEANMSLARALAQHGHQLSTVTNQLDQTWVWFSKLKTQASQLQTDESVMRYDLKEKRKLLNSLKEQLEVSKQQWERIRNQNDANQEEWQSFRDELDCRKVAGAASVVQNQVEEEEKEDAAAAKEREPPAFVPPIDLVSDIVPNLQVVHDDDELPVPESSASADGRREERLQLMEQQCRSLYAKLVNSTSRNAALVSRLANLHQHYSIKEEQPPSSPTASTAPEMSVETVADQGKDAEEVIQEKDRQLAVVQEELKAIKFDQATRQLEKEKENQHWNFLLQAYQQQEEQLKLALSQLAENGQLIGSLQLQLSTLTGRNQEERQLLDNQFRQMQLSLMTRNEECEGLVNEIRSTVAEMDQLRTLYLELQEKFKCCQEAESQAKSDNQILREESLMLRDKIVQLIKEKDCLWQRSDRLLHLQRIQATDQWLADGSIRDCQSCQSRFTIFVRRHHCRLCGRIFCHSCSDYWLKIASSSRPTRTCHECFAIHRQFSQPGATGQLSELPMTDPSDGKNLTTEPVVVQSQQQQCEGGSLAEPCAGFSVISDDEIVQSLNDSSPYSSPRNGPINENIRTAAVRSFSSLVHDESNETNPSEAFVSAGMIYRIPFQVERPGCVFHWKFKTDPRSIAFAVVGAEDESENDESLTRIIVETALHKSEEDFVQGQAELPLSGRYYVYFDNSYSRFNTNKITFHLSLTAPSFPI, encoded by the exons ACCGACTTGGTGACAGATTGGAATTTTTGCTTCATATTGGACTGAGAC aaagttCTGGAGTATTTAGCCGATCAAAAAGCCCTTGGCATTACATCAATTCCTGCCTTagcaagttaaaaaataatcatgatGGAATACGTTTTGTCAGGGGATTGTCTgag CTAAAAACTCCCACAGGGAAACTCCGTTCTTTCCTGAGATTTTGCCTTGTGCACCAGTGCCTGGCAGACACTTTGCAACAATGCACACTTTGTGAAGATGTGACCAGTGAATATTACAGTGCAAATTCTCTATTTTCCAAACAAACTTGGAAGTCAAGTTTTATATCAGCTCTCTACGAACTCAATGACATTCAGTACGACCTCGCACCAACTGGTTACGATTTGGATGTCGGTTGGCCCACTTTTGCTCG CAAACAGTTTGGCAGTTTCAATTGGAGCAGACAGCAGCGATCCTCGTCGAGGTTATCTCTCAGTCTACTCTCCGAATCTCAG AGTGTCAATAGCTTTCGTAGTGAGTTGACTTCTCCTCTTTCCACTGGGCCATTGAATTCGACCATGGCCAGCAGCGTTCAGTCCAACAGTCCATCGCCACCGCCACCGGATGCGCACGAAATGGATCGGCTCATTGCGACCATTCGGCAGATCACCGAAGataaagaagaattaaaaatacaattgGATTCACTTTCCAGACAGCTGGGAGAG GAACgggaaaatgggaagaagGATCGTGAGCAAATGGAGGAGGAGCGACGCCAGTACCAGGAGAAATCAGCAGAGATGGATCGTCGTTTGGAGCTGACCCAGAAACAGGTGAGCCCACAAACCCTTGAGAGTTTGCGACAAGCGGAAGCGCTGGGCAGGAAAATGTTGGCCGTTCGTGATGGAGAAGTTGAACTACTCAAGGCTCAACTGGTCTCGACCGAGGCTAAAGTGGACGCGTTAAAAGAGCGACAAGAATTGCAAAAGGTGGTAATAATGGGTGAGGTTCGTAAGATGGCCAATCAATTGGCCGCCACTGAATTTCAGCTCAAGAAATGGAAGGAACTGGCCATAAATTGGTCACAAATGGAACACGCTGACGACGTTAAACTAGAATCGATCAAGGAGTTGGACGGAGCTGAAGAGCTGGGCAAGAAGTTGAAGGAATTGTTCAGTTCCCAGCAAACGGCCATCAAGGAGTTGGAGTCCATCAAAGAAGCCAACATGTCGTTAGCTAGGGCCTTGGCGCAACACGGCCATCAACTGTCGACTGTAACCAACCAGCTGGATCAAACTTGGGTCTGGTTCTCCAAGCTGAAGACGCAGGCCAGTCAATTGCAGACGGACGAGTCGGTGATGCGCTACGACTTGAAGGAAAAGCGTAAACTCCTCAACAGTCTCAAAGAACAGTTGGAAGTGTCTAAACAGCAGTGGGAACGTATTCGCAATCAAAACGACGCCAATCAGGAAGAGTGGCAGTCCTTTCGGGACGAACTAGACTGTCGTAAAGTTGCCGGGGCCGCTTCGGTCGTACAAAAccaagtagaagaagaagaaaaggaagacgccgccgccgctaaAGAAAGGGAACCACCAGCTTTCGTTCCGCCCATTGATTTGGTGTCGGACATTGTCCCCAATCTCCAAGTCGTTCACGACGATGATGAATTACCAGTTCCGGAATCATCGGCTTCGGCAGACGGCCGGCGTGAGGAGCGTTTGCAGCTGATGGAACAACAGTGTCGCTCTCTTTACGCCAAACTCGTCAATTCCACCAGCCGGAATGCGGCATTGGTCAGCCGACTGGCTAATCTCCACCAACACTATTCCATCAAAGAAGAGCAGCCGCCGTCATCGCCAACTGCTTCGACAGCGCCGGAAATGTCGGTCGAAACTGTGGCAGATCAA GGGAAAGATGCCGAGGAAGTGATTCAAGAGAAAGATCGCCAGTTGGCCGTCGTTCAAGAGGAACTGAAAGCCATCAAATTTGATCAGGCCACTCGTCagctggaaaaggaaaaggaaaatcag CATTGGAATTTTCTTCTACAGGCCTACCAACAGCAGGAGGAGCAACTCAAACTGGCACTCAGTCAACTGGCCGAAAATGGCCAGTTGATTGGGTCGTTGCAACTTCAGTTGAGCACGTTGACGGGTCGCAATCAGGAGGAGCGTCAGTTATTGGACAATCAATTCCGTCAAATGCAATTATCGCTGATGACCAGGAACGAAGAGTGTGAAGGTTTAGTCAACGAAATTCGTTCC ACGGTCGCCGAAATGGATCAATTAAGGACATTGTATTTAGAGTTACAGgagaaatttaaatgttgCCAAGAAGCCGAATCACAGGCCAAGTCGGACAACCAAATCTTGCGGGAAGAATCTCTCATGCTGCGTGACAAAATAGTCCAGCTAATCAA ggaaaaggatTGTCTGTGGCAGCGCAGTGACCGACTTTTACACCTGCAACGGATTCAAGCGACAGATCAGTGGTTGGCCGATGGATCCATCCGCGATTGTCAAAGTTGTCAATCTCGTTTCACCATTTTCGTCCGTCGCCATCATTGCCGCCTCTGCGGTCGCATCTTTTGTCACTCGTGTTCCGACTATTGGCTCAAAATCGCTTCCAGCTCTCGTCCCACGCGCACCTGTCACGAATGTTTCGCCATTCATCGGCAATTCAGTCAACCGGGTGCAACCGGCCAGCTGAGCGAACTCCCCATGACCGACCCCTCGGATGGTAAAAATCTGACTACAGAACCGGTTGTCGTtcaatcacaacaacaacaatgcgAAGGTGGTTCATTGGCCGAGCCCTGCGCTGGATTCAGCGTCATTAGCGACGACGAGATTGTCCAGTCACTCAACGACTCGAGTCCATACAGTAGCCCACGAAATGGCCCCATCAA TGAAAACATCCGCACGGCTGCCGTCCGCAGCTTCAGTTCATTGGTCCACGATGAATCCAACGAAACGAATCCGTCAGAAGCCTTTGTCAGCGCCGGAATGATTTACAGGATTCCCTTCCAGGTTGAACGACCCGGTTGCGTCTTTCACTGGAAATTCAAAACCGATCCCAGg agCATCGCCTTCGCCGTTGTAGGAGCTGAAGATGAGAGCGAAAATGACGAATCCCTGACTCGCATCATCGTCGAGACGGCCCTACACAAGTCGGAAGAAGATTTCGTCCAAGGACAGGCCGAGCTGCCTCTATCCGGTCGCTACTACGTCTATTTCGACAACAGCTATTCGCGTTTCAATACCAACAAAATCACCTTCCATCTGAGTCTGACAGCTCCCAGCTTCCCCATTTGA
- the LOC124200979 gene encoding FYVE and coiled-coil domain-containing protein 1-like isoform X2, with the protein MASRGRDNNEVFKSSIEKNLSALCDCVKGLKTTFDDTQFPIDDDNIMLHRLGDRLEFLLHIGLRQSSGVFSRSKSPWHYINSCLSKLKNNHDGIRFVRGLSELKTPTGKLRSFLRFCLVHQCLADTLQQCTLCEDVTSEYYSANSLFSKQTWKSSFISALYELNDIQYDLAPTGYDLDVGWPTFARKQFGSFNWSRQQRSSSRLSLSLLSESQSVNSFRSELTSPLSTGPLNSTMASSVQSNSPSPPPPDAHEMDRLIATIRQITEDKEELKIQLDSLSRQLGEERENGKKDREQMEEERRQYQEKSAEMDRRLELTQKQVSPQTLESLRQAEALGRKMLAVRDGEVELLKAQLVSTEAKVDALKERQELQKVVIMGEVRKMANQLAATEFQLKKWKELAINWSQMEHADDVKLESIKELDGAEELGKKLKELFSSQQTAIKELESIKEANMSLARALAQHGHQLSTVTNQLDQTWVWFSKLKTQASQLQTDESVMRYDLKEKRKLLNSLKEQLEVSKQQWERIRNQNDANQEEWQSFRDELDCRKVAGAASVVQNQVEEEEKEDAAAAKEREPPAFVPPIDLVSDIVPNLQVVHDDDELPVPESSASADGRREERLQLMEQQCRSLYAKLVNSTSRNAALVSRLANLHQHYSIKEEQPPSSPTASTAPEMSVETVADQGKDAEEVIQEKDRQLAVVQEELKAIKFDQATRQLEKEKENQAYQQQEEQLKLALSQLAENGQLIGSLQLQLSTLTGRNQEERQLLDNQFRQMQLSLMTRNEECEGLVNEIRSTVAEMDQLRTLYLELQEKFKCCQEAESQAKSDNQILREESLMLRDKIVQLIKEKDCLWQRSDRLLHLQRIQATDQWLADGSIRDCQSCQSRFTIFVRRHHCRLCGRIFCHSCSDYWLKIASSSRPTRTCHECFAIHRQFSQPGATGQLSELPMTDPSDGKNLTTEPVVVQSQQQQCEGGSLAEPCAGFSVISDDEIVQSLNDSSPYSSPRNGPINENIRTAAVRSFSSLVHDESNETNPSEAFVSAGMIYRIPFQVERPGCVFHWKFKTDPRSIAFAVVGAEDESENDESLTRIIVETALHKSEEDFVQGQAELPLSGRYYVYFDNSYSRFNTNKITFHLSLTAPSFPI; encoded by the exons ACCGACTTGGTGACAGATTGGAATTTTTGCTTCATATTGGACTGAGAC aaagttCTGGAGTATTTAGCCGATCAAAAAGCCCTTGGCATTACATCAATTCCTGCCTTagcaagttaaaaaataatcatgatGGAATACGTTTTGTCAGGGGATTGTCTgag CTAAAAACTCCCACAGGGAAACTCCGTTCTTTCCTGAGATTTTGCCTTGTGCACCAGTGCCTGGCAGACACTTTGCAACAATGCACACTTTGTGAAGATGTGACCAGTGAATATTACAGTGCAAATTCTCTATTTTCCAAACAAACTTGGAAGTCAAGTTTTATATCAGCTCTCTACGAACTCAATGACATTCAGTACGACCTCGCACCAACTGGTTACGATTTGGATGTCGGTTGGCCCACTTTTGCTCG CAAACAGTTTGGCAGTTTCAATTGGAGCAGACAGCAGCGATCCTCGTCGAGGTTATCTCTCAGTCTACTCTCCGAATCTCAG AGTGTCAATAGCTTTCGTAGTGAGTTGACTTCTCCTCTTTCCACTGGGCCATTGAATTCGACCATGGCCAGCAGCGTTCAGTCCAACAGTCCATCGCCACCGCCACCGGATGCGCACGAAATGGATCGGCTCATTGCGACCATTCGGCAGATCACCGAAGataaagaagaattaaaaatacaattgGATTCACTTTCCAGACAGCTGGGAGAG GAACgggaaaatgggaagaagGATCGTGAGCAAATGGAGGAGGAGCGACGCCAGTACCAGGAGAAATCAGCAGAGATGGATCGTCGTTTGGAGCTGACCCAGAAACAGGTGAGCCCACAAACCCTTGAGAGTTTGCGACAAGCGGAAGCGCTGGGCAGGAAAATGTTGGCCGTTCGTGATGGAGAAGTTGAACTACTCAAGGCTCAACTGGTCTCGACCGAGGCTAAAGTGGACGCGTTAAAAGAGCGACAAGAATTGCAAAAGGTGGTAATAATGGGTGAGGTTCGTAAGATGGCCAATCAATTGGCCGCCACTGAATTTCAGCTCAAGAAATGGAAGGAACTGGCCATAAATTGGTCACAAATGGAACACGCTGACGACGTTAAACTAGAATCGATCAAGGAGTTGGACGGAGCTGAAGAGCTGGGCAAGAAGTTGAAGGAATTGTTCAGTTCCCAGCAAACGGCCATCAAGGAGTTGGAGTCCATCAAAGAAGCCAACATGTCGTTAGCTAGGGCCTTGGCGCAACACGGCCATCAACTGTCGACTGTAACCAACCAGCTGGATCAAACTTGGGTCTGGTTCTCCAAGCTGAAGACGCAGGCCAGTCAATTGCAGACGGACGAGTCGGTGATGCGCTACGACTTGAAGGAAAAGCGTAAACTCCTCAACAGTCTCAAAGAACAGTTGGAAGTGTCTAAACAGCAGTGGGAACGTATTCGCAATCAAAACGACGCCAATCAGGAAGAGTGGCAGTCCTTTCGGGACGAACTAGACTGTCGTAAAGTTGCCGGGGCCGCTTCGGTCGTACAAAAccaagtagaagaagaagaaaaggaagacgccgccgccgctaaAGAAAGGGAACCACCAGCTTTCGTTCCGCCCATTGATTTGGTGTCGGACATTGTCCCCAATCTCCAAGTCGTTCACGACGATGATGAATTACCAGTTCCGGAATCATCGGCTTCGGCAGACGGCCGGCGTGAGGAGCGTTTGCAGCTGATGGAACAACAGTGTCGCTCTCTTTACGCCAAACTCGTCAATTCCACCAGCCGGAATGCGGCATTGGTCAGCCGACTGGCTAATCTCCACCAACACTATTCCATCAAAGAAGAGCAGCCGCCGTCATCGCCAACTGCTTCGACAGCGCCGGAAATGTCGGTCGAAACTGTGGCAGATCAA GGGAAAGATGCCGAGGAAGTGATTCAAGAGAAAGATCGCCAGTTGGCCGTCGTTCAAGAGGAACTGAAAGCCATCAAATTTGATCAGGCCACTCGTCagctggaaaaggaaaaggaaaatcag GCCTACCAACAGCAGGAGGAGCAACTCAAACTGGCACTCAGTCAACTGGCCGAAAATGGCCAGTTGATTGGGTCGTTGCAACTTCAGTTGAGCACGTTGACGGGTCGCAATCAGGAGGAGCGTCAGTTATTGGACAATCAATTCCGTCAAATGCAATTATCGCTGATGACCAGGAACGAAGAGTGTGAAGGTTTAGTCAACGAAATTCGTTCC ACGGTCGCCGAAATGGATCAATTAAGGACATTGTATTTAGAGTTACAGgagaaatttaaatgttgCCAAGAAGCCGAATCACAGGCCAAGTCGGACAACCAAATCTTGCGGGAAGAATCTCTCATGCTGCGTGACAAAATAGTCCAGCTAATCAA ggaaaaggatTGTCTGTGGCAGCGCAGTGACCGACTTTTACACCTGCAACGGATTCAAGCGACAGATCAGTGGTTGGCCGATGGATCCATCCGCGATTGTCAAAGTTGTCAATCTCGTTTCACCATTTTCGTCCGTCGCCATCATTGCCGCCTCTGCGGTCGCATCTTTTGTCACTCGTGTTCCGACTATTGGCTCAAAATCGCTTCCAGCTCTCGTCCCACGCGCACCTGTCACGAATGTTTCGCCATTCATCGGCAATTCAGTCAACCGGGTGCAACCGGCCAGCTGAGCGAACTCCCCATGACCGACCCCTCGGATGGTAAAAATCTGACTACAGAACCGGTTGTCGTtcaatcacaacaacaacaatgcgAAGGTGGTTCATTGGCCGAGCCCTGCGCTGGATTCAGCGTCATTAGCGACGACGAGATTGTCCAGTCACTCAACGACTCGAGTCCATACAGTAGCCCACGAAATGGCCCCATCAA TGAAAACATCCGCACGGCTGCCGTCCGCAGCTTCAGTTCATTGGTCCACGATGAATCCAACGAAACGAATCCGTCAGAAGCCTTTGTCAGCGCCGGAATGATTTACAGGATTCCCTTCCAGGTTGAACGACCCGGTTGCGTCTTTCACTGGAAATTCAAAACCGATCCCAGg agCATCGCCTTCGCCGTTGTAGGAGCTGAAGATGAGAGCGAAAATGACGAATCCCTGACTCGCATCATCGTCGAGACGGCCCTACACAAGTCGGAAGAAGATTTCGTCCAAGGACAGGCCGAGCTGCCTCTATCCGGTCGCTACTACGTCTATTTCGACAACAGCTATTCGCGTTTCAATACCAACAAAATCACCTTCCATCTGAGTCTGACAGCTCCCAGCTTCCCCATTTGA